A stretch of the Arachis stenosperma cultivar V10309 chromosome 6, arast.V10309.gnm1.PFL2, whole genome shotgun sequence genome encodes the following:
- the LOC130932445 gene encoding E3 ubiquitin-protein ligase SINAT3-like, whose amino-acid sequence MESSSIDSSILSLTMMEEDEHTHHQFSSISKLHNNGPTTTSVHDLLECPVCTNSMYPPIHQCHNGHTLCSTCKTRVHNRCPTCRQELGDIRCLALEKIAESLELPCRYISLGCPEIFPYYSKLKHEAICNFRPYNCPYAGSDCSIVGDIPYLVAHLRDDHRVDMHSGCTFNHRYVKSNPMEVENATWMLTVFHCFGQYFCLHFEAFQLGMAPVYMAFLRFMGDEREARNYSYSLEVGGNGRKLTFEGSPRSIRDSHKKVRDSHDGLIIYRHMALFFSGGDRKELKLRVTGRIWKEQQNPDGGVCIPNLCT is encoded by the exons atggaATCGAGTAGCATTGATAGCAGTATATTGTCCTTGACTATGATGGAGGAAGATGAGCATACCCATCATCAGTTTTCTTCGATCTCGAAGCTGCACAACAATGGCCCCACCACAACCAGTGTCCATGACCTTCTTGAGTGCCCTGTTTGCACAAATTCAATGTACCCTCCAATCCACCAG TGTCACAATGGGCATACCCTATGTTCAACTTGCAAGACAAGGGTACACAACCGGTGCCCGACTTGCAGACAGGAACTCGGAGACATAAGGTGTCTGGCATTGGAGAAGATAGCAGAATCACTTGAACTTCCTTGCAGATACATCTCTCTTGGTTGTCCAGAGATATTTCCATATTACAGCAAACTCAAACATGAGGCTATTTGTAACTTCAGACCATACAACTGCCCTTATGCCGGCTCAGACTGCTCTATCGTCGGAGACATCCCCTACCTTGTCGCTCATTTAAGAGATGATCACAGGGTTGATATGCATTCTGGCTGCACCTTCAACCATCGCTATGTCAAGTCTAATCCCATGGAAGTAGAAAATGCTACTTGGATGCTAACA GTGTTCCACTGTTTTGGCCAGTATTTCTGTCTCCATTTTGAAGCATTCCAGCTGGGTATGGCTCCAGTTTACATGGCATTCCTCCGGTTCATGGGAGACGAAAGAGAGGCCCGTAACTACAGCTACAGCCTGGAGGTAGGAGGAAACGGACGCAAGCTAACCTTCGAGGGGAGTCCAAGAAGCATCAGAGATAGCCACAAGAAAGTCCGAGACAGCCACGATGGCCTCATTATATACCGTCACATGGCGCTCTTCTTCTCGGGCGGGGACAGGAAAGAGTTGAAGCTGAGAGTGACAGGAAGAATATGGAAAGAGCAGCAGAACCCTGATGGTGGAGTGTGCATTCCCAATCTTTGTACCTAA
- the LOC130935942 gene encoding uncharacterized protein LOC130935942 has protein sequence MDSLLSLTSFTCTPIAITPLSPSTTFSFFNFRPTTTCLSSSYTSPPWNSPRTPIWVLQTIKKVASLHTHKWLSIFQACTTDADKAMEEWNGCYLQNRGGLGVALLSVTANAKLRISPFVATLAANPTFVSGLLAWLIAQSMKVFLNFFVERTWDLKLLFASGGMPSSHSALCTALTTSVALCHGVADSLFPVCLGFSLIVMYDAIGVRRHAGMQAEVLNMIVADLFKGHPISERKLKELLGHTPSQVIAGALLGFLVACFCCQACVVGT, from the exons ATGGATTCTCTTCTCTCGCTGACTTCATTCACTTGCACCCCAATCGCAATTACCCCACTTTCCCCATCTACCACCTTTTCATTCTTCAACTTCAGACCCACCACCACTTGTCTTTCTTCTTCCTACACATCTCCTCCATGGAATTCCCCAAGAACCCCTATCTGGGTGCTGCAAACGATAAAAAAGGTGGCATCTTTGCACACCCACAAGTGGCTTTCCATCTTCCAAGCTTGCACAACTGATGCAGACAAAGCAATGGAAGAGTGGAACGGTTGCTACCTTCAGAACAGAGGAGGGTTGGGGGTGGCTCTGTTGAGCGTCACAGCCAATGCTAAGCTTCGGATAAGTCCCTTTGTGGCGACATTGGCGGCGAATCCAACCTTCGTTTCGGGGCTGTTGGCGTGGCTCATAGCGCAGTCGATGAAGGTTTTCTTGAACTTCTTCGTGGAGAGGACGTGGGACTTGAAGCTCTTGTTTGCTTCTGGGGGGATGCCGTCCTCGCACTCTGCGCTTTGCACTGCCCTCACCACCTCCGTTGCTCTCTGTCATGGCGTCGCTGACTCGCTCTTTCCGGTGTGTTTGGGCTTCAGCCTTATTGTCATGTATGATGCAATTGGTGTCAGGAGACATGCTGGCATGCAAGCTGAG GTGCTAAATATGATTGTAGCAGACTTGTTCAAAGGGCATCCAATTAGTGAAAGGAAGCTGAAGGAACTTCTAGGACACACTCCATCCCAAGTTATTGCTGGTGCTCTACTTGGCTTCTTAGTTGCCTGTTTCTGTTGTCAAGCTTGTGTTGTTGGGACTTAA